Proteins from a genomic interval of Helicoverpa zea isolate HzStark_Cry1AcR chromosome 13, ilHelZeax1.1, whole genome shotgun sequence:
- the LOC124635723 gene encoding uncharacterized protein LOC124635723, producing MPPRRAPWTQENLRSAMAAVQRGQLTQRGAAERYNIPRRTLRNHLKSGNTMRCLGRRSIMTEAQECDLVNRIIRFANIGMPLTPKLIRRQAFIFCEKYELKHNFNADIGLAGKDWLKMFLKRHPEISKRKAQFMNPARAQKLNRPIVSQHFSEIQKIYDELEIITHPQRLYNIDEKGCRLTVHNQQTVLAQRGARRVHLIAPEHAQNVTIAMCVNAVGTAIPPMIIFKGQRQKPEFSDNLPAGSFVKMSAKGSMTTELFVEFIKHLAKYKTQGKILLIFDGASSHLDYTIVEEADRHDIVLYCHPSNTTHELQPLDKSVNKSFEHYWDQEVLRYMYQNPERRITKTSFNTIFTKVWSQCLTHDNIVNGFRATGLYPFNPDILPDEAFAPSILTELPPPTEPSALVGSNTDHPDNYTVNQPEEQLRNEDDSQSHLEQVPDLPEKSPAQSAMDLNNLSVLTNQEHEDTIQSSENILNDVETTPKKAQIIVTPTQSPKPSTSGLHRAPIYRRPIIYSSGSETDSETNIELQITQLALNKSSLAMDNIYGSEENIEDSDDFSSDDNVPLANLKDNKFRSPFQELLPTPNYAVTKNKPRRKAINYKGQRVTKDLFKEQETLKENKLTKKRKPKESKKTKNEKKKRSKGDKRKRSNLSVEESWFCPACNENRVSDMRQCVKCRIWYHEECLGLTKNDKDFFYCQNCDE from the coding sequence ATGCCTCCACGTCGAGCTCCGTGGACTCAAGAAAACTTGCGTTCTGCTATGGCAGCCGTACAACGAGGGCAGTTGACGCAGCGTGGTGCAGCAGAGCGATATAATATACCTAGACGTACGCTAAGGAACCACTTGAAAAGTGGAAATACAATGCGATGTTTAGGACGCCGTTCAATTATGACTGAAGCTCAAGAATGTGATCTTGTCAACAGAATCATAAGATTTGCAAATATAGGGATGCCACTTACTCCAAAGCTTATTCGCAGACAAGCAttcattttttgtgaaaaatatgaGCTAAAACATAACTTCAACGCAGACATTGGCCTTGCTGGCAAAGACTGGCTAAAGATGTTTTTGAAACGGCATCCAGAAATTTCAAAGAGAAAGGCACAGTTCATGAATCCAGCTAGGGCGCAAAAGCTAAACAGACCAATCGTTAGCCAACACTTCTCAGAAATCCAAAAAATTTATGACGAGCTTGAAATTATAACACACCCGCAAAGACTTTACAACATAGACGAAAAGGGATGTCGGTTGACTGTTCATAATCAACAGACTGTTCTAGCACAAAGAGGAGCTCGACGAGTCCATTTAATAGCGCCAGAGCATGCTCAAAATGTCACGATCGCAATGTGTGTCAATGCTGTCGGGACCGCTATTCCACCGATGATAATATTTAAAGGACAGAGGCAGAAACCTGAATTTAGTGACAATTTACCCGCGGGGAGTTTCGTGAAGATGTCAGCAAAAGGGAGCATGACAACTGAACTATTCGTGGAGTTCATTAAACATTTGGCAAAATATAAGACTCAAGGAAAAATTTTGTTGATCTTCGATGGAGCGTCATCGCACTTAGATTACACGATCGTTGAGGAAGCAGACCGGCATGACATAGTCCTTTATTGTCACCCGAGTAATACTACGCACGAGCTGCAACCTCTGGACAAATCTGTGAATAAGTCTTTTGAACATTATTGGGATCAAGAGGTTTTAAGATACATGTATCAAAATCCTGAAAGACGCATAACGAAAACcagttttaatacaattttcacAAAGGTGTGGTCACAGTGTTTGACTCACGACAATATAGTAAACGGGTTTCGAGCTACGGGCTTGTACCCTTTCAACCCTGACATATTACCTGACGAGGCATTTGCTCCATCAATTTTAACAGAGCTGCCTCCACCAACAGAACCCAGCGCTTTAGTAGGCTCAAACACAGATCATCCAGATAATTATACTGTCAATCAGCCAGAAGAACAGCTTCGAAACGAGGATGATTCTCAATCTCATTTGGAGCAGGTTCCTGATTTACCCGAGAAAAGTCCTGCTCAAAGCGCCATGGATCTAAATAATTTGTCGGTCTTAACTAACCAAGAGCATGAAGACACTATTCAATCATCTGAAAATATCTTGAATGATGTAGAAACAACACCAAAGAAGGCACAAATCATTGTTACTCCGACCCAGTCACCAAAACCATCCACTTCAGGACTTCACAGGGCTCCTATATATCGTCGTCCAATAATTTACAGCTCAGGATCCGAGACAGACTCTGAAACAAATATTGAATTGCAGATAACACAACTGGCATTAAACAAATCATCACTGGCCATGGATAATATATATGGTTCTGAAGAAAATATCGAAGACAGCGACGATTTTAGTTCTGATGACAACGTACCTTTGGCGAACCTCAAAGACAATAAATTTAGGTCTCCTTTTCAAGAACTACTGCCAACGCCAAACTACGCTGTGACAAAGAATAAACCTAGGAGAAAAGCCATCAATTATAAAGGCCAACGAGTCACCAAAGATCTGTTTAAGGAACAAGAAAcattgaaagaaaataagttgacaaagaaaagaaaacctaAAGAATCAAAGAAgactaaaaatgaaaaaaagaaacGATCTAAAGGggataaaagaaaaagaagcaaTCTATCGGTAGAGGAATCTTGGTTCTGCCCAGCTTGCAATGAAAATCGTGTGTCTGATATGAGACAGTGTGTTAAATGCAGAATATGGTACCACGAAGAATGCCTAGGGCTAACCAAAAatgataaagattttttttactgtcaaaACTGTGATGAATAA
- the LOC124635724 gene encoding uncharacterized protein LOC124635724, translating into MILKHPVITTKATNATNNKLKEEAWKAIAQEFSAVTGDMQRPEQIRLKWENLKKFARKRSAFIRQNNLKNGGGKSYIPPDEVLDRVASILGTKCNGFPAEFGGDSDEAIASRASEAIIEVFDFPPFPEVAQGSSAVVTGGDCGGDNGGGSYTPNNYIFNTPKSAMNKRRKLSEEVQRAQRDKDLGLAAYHVVFVKIRIQAELHYSTKTTLGFVLRPNIMLALSLQNRQQLKKYCAPTRVNTKQRQREALTKERQHRLATGGGPSISDAVVDPDVSMVAPALIVGIDNAIDSDLVEESSQSQIPDAVEIEHYVLDDVSQTSVISHDQATEDHIVLPDSPIPSTSQMSQPFITTIPSARKSPARSNTRTGLKNSVIEQEYKDRPVRATEKHNIEMQILKEQLREAKAKADLAELILKEKQFNRLVG; encoded by the exons ATGATCCTGAAACATCCAGTAATAACCACCAAAGCTACGAACGCAACCAATAataaactaaaagaagaagCATGGAAGGCAATTGCACAGGAGTTCAGTGCTGTTACGGGAGATATGCAGCGTCCTGAGCAAATTCGACTCAAGTGGGAAAATTTGAAGAAGTTTGCAAGGAAGCGTAGTGCTTTCATAAGACAAAATAACCTTAAG aATGGAGGAGGGAAGTCTTATATACCTCCTGATGAAGTTTTGGACCGAGTAGCATCAATTTTAGGTACTAAATGCAATGGCTTCCCTGCGGAGTTTGGTGGTGATTCGGATGAAGCTATTGCTAGCAGAGCCTCTGAAGCAATCATAGAAGTTTTTGACTTCCCACCATTTCCAGAAGTAGCTCAGGGCAGTAGCGCTGTAGTAACGGGTGGTGATTGTGGTGGTGATAACGGCGGTGGTAGTTACACACCAAACAACTACATTTTTAACACTCCAAAAAGTGCCA tgaATAAACGGAGGAAGCTCTCTGAAGAAGTACAGAGAGCTCAGAGAGACAAAGATCTGGGGTTGGCAGCTTACCACGTTGTTTTTGTT AAAATAAGGATACAGGCGGAGCTACATTACAGCACAAAAACGACGCTTGGATTCGTGTTACGTCCGAATATAATGCTAGCCCTCTCACTACAAAACAG gcaACAGTTAAAGAAGTACTGCGCACCCACAAGGGTTAACACAAAGCAGCGTCAAAGGGAGGCCTTGACGAAAGAACGCCAACATAGGCTAGCTACTGGAGGAGGGCCATCTATCAGCGATGCTGTCGTTGACCCTGATGTGTCCATGGTGGCCCCAGCTCTGATTGTTGGAATCGACAATGCTATTGATTCCGATTTAGTTGAAG agtcTTCGCAGTCACAAATACCAGACGCCGTAGAAATAGAGCATTATGTTTTAGACGATGTTTCGCAGACATCCGTCATTTCCCACGATCAAGCCACCGAAGATCACATTGTACTGCCTGATTCACCAATCCCTTCCACATCCCAAATGTCCCAACCCTTTATCACAACCATCCCATCAGCAAGAAAGTCACCTGCACGTTCTAACACTAGAACAGGTTTAAAAAATAGTGTGATAGAGCAGGAGTACAAGGATAGACCTGTGCGGGCCACAGAAAAACACAATATAGAGATGCAGATTTTGAAAGAACAGCTAAGGGAAGCCAAAGCAAAGGCAGACTTAGCTgaacttattttaaaagaaaaacaattcaaCAGGTTAGTTGgataa